TGATTGAGTTTAGCAATGAATCCATTGAATCGCTTCAACGTGAAATTGCTAAGCAGCATGGTATCAAACTGACCAATCACAGCCTGTATCTGTACGGCCACTGTGAGACCGGCGATTGCCGTGAAAACGAGTCGGCACACGATAAAAGATAATGTCGCGTTATCGCATTGATGTGATAAAGATTTTAAGCACTGAATACATTACGCTTATGTTTAATCCAGATTGATAAGTTCCACTGTCTGGCTAACATAAGCTATCAGCAAGATGGCCACCTTTCCCATTTTATACCCGAGTATCTCTCGGTTGGGAGTCAGGTGGTCGTTCTTATTTGTGCCCTTCGTACTTAACGCCGCTAGAGTGTTCGAACTCTCTGGGTGCCTTCACCTGCTGCCATCCGCAACGCCAATGACTTGGGCGTCTACCCCGTTATTAAAATCTGTATCCCTTTTGTAGTGACAAATTTACTGTTTATCCTCTCCCCCTCATTTAACGAGCCGTATCAATTTTTCAGCAAAAAAACCCCGGACTAGCCGGGGAAAGAACCATCAACTCAACTTCACTTAAATTTGTTTAGCTAAAAATCAAGCAAACAGGAGATAACATTAGACACAGCTCAATAGTACCAATGGTCAGACTTTAACCGGCTCAGCACGACTACTACGTTTACCATCTGGGCTGGTGGAGCGAATCATCACCTCACCACTCACGGTAGGTTGTACCTTGGCATCATACTTTTGCCACTGCTTACCGCCATCCGTTGAATACTCGATAATCAGGCCCGGCAGTGAGATATTGGCTTCCAACTGCCCTGCCACAACCCGAGCACCTGGGACTGGTAAGCGATATGACACACCGGCTTTATCCAGCTTCGCCAGCTCACGCTGCCCCATGATATTGGCAAAGCGCTGCCAATCGGTGTCCAACGCCTTGGTGTCAACCATATGCGTCTCACCACCTTTGTATTCGCGGCCCGCTTTGTAATCTTGCTCCCACGAAGCGCGGTGCCAGGCACGCTCGGCCAATGGCAACACGCGAGGGAAGATCATGTATTCCATCTGCTCATCAGTACGGACGGTTTCATTCCATGACTGACCTGAGATGCCATGTACACCCGGCCAAGGTTTATCACTTTTGGCGCTGAAGTGATTGCCATCGCGGTCCACCGAGGTCTCGGCATTCTGTGGCATGTTGTCTGGCGCGAAACTGAATACTTTTGCTTCGTCATTAAAGCGGGTTGCCCAGTAGTAACCGCGTTCATTCGGGTTAACTTCATATGGCATATCGAAGTAGACATAATCGGGATTCGATGCGACCACTTCATAGCCTTTATTAGCCCAATCATTAATTGAGTCGGCCCCACCCCAGAAGAGAGTATCCCAGAAGTTGACTCCAACACGTTTAGTCGCAAAAGCTTTGGCGTCTTTGGCATCTTTCAGCCCATCCTGCCACGCCTGCATCTTCTCGATGCCGTGCGCATTAACCAGCTTGCTGACTTCAATGGCAAAATAGCTGGAAAGATGTTCAACATCCTGCACCTTGCCTTGTTTGACCATATCCTGACAAACCTGTGATTTGGCCCAAGGTTTATCTTCAACACTCTTATCAATAATGCCCTTGCCCGCTTCAATCGGGCCGTTTTTGTCCTGATAACCCGCGCCCAAACGAATGTTTTTCGCCTCATCACCACCAAAGTGCCAGGTAGTCAGCGGCATACCGGCCTCTTTATGCATCTGCGCCATTTCGCCAATCACTTTATCGACAAAACGCTTAGAGGAATCGAGGCATGGGTTAAGATAGCTTTTACGCTCATAGAACTGAACTGACGTGGTGTTGGAATCATCAGTCGGGTCAAGTAGACGGAATTCGTTAGCTTCTTTTTCTTTGCCCTGTTTCATCAGATTGTTGTAACGGGCTTCCATCGACACTACGGCTGCACGGGCGTGTGCTGGCATGTCGATTTCAGGGATCACATCAATCTGGCGTGCTTTGGCATATTTCAGAATCTCAATATAATCATCACGAGTGAAATGGCCGCTACCCATATTATTGCTGTCTGGGCCAGAGCCTAATTGCGGCAACAAACAGGTATTTTCCGTCAAATCGTGACAACGTTTGCTGCCAACATCAGTCAATTCCGGCAAGCCCGGGATTTCAATACGCCAGCCTTCATCATCACTCAGATGGAAGTGGAATTTGTTGAGCTTATAAGCTGACATCTGATCGAGTAAGCGCAGCACCGCATCTTTGGTTTTGAAGTTACGGCCAACATCGAGGAAGACACCACGGTATTCGAAACGTGGCGCATCTTTCGCCTCAAGAGTGGCAATAGTCTTAGTGCCGTCAGTCGGAACCAATGACAGGATAGATTGCAGGCCATAGAACACGCCTGTCGGATCAAAACCAATAACCTGCGCCCCTTTCTCGCCAATTTTCAACTCGTAAGCACCGGAAACCGCTAAGTCCCCCTTAAAAGCAGCCGGTTGAATCACGGTTTTTATCGGGAAACCAGCTGAATTGGCCTTCAGACCCAGTAATTCAAAGCGTTGCCGGGCCGCCTCTGCGGCCGGTTTTGGCAATACACTCAGATCCAGCGCAACACCTTTACTCAGGTCCACATCCTGCTTGTGAACCTTAATCTCCATTGGCGTGGGAATTATCTGCCCACGCAAACTAGCGGCAGATAACGTCTTAACCGCTTCATTTTTCACAAAACGTGATTCCGGTGTCATCAACACGTTATGGTCATCTTTGGTGCGTTTCCACTGATCGCCAGTAAACTGTGTCAGATATTCATTGATATCTTCGGTATCAGTATTTTTCAGTACTTTTGGTTTTGCATCGCCAGCAGTGGCATACCAGCGCGGCATAAAATCAGTGGCAAACAACTGCCAGTATTCACCCGTAATGGGGATTTCAACCACCTGATTGGCGGGGAATCCGGTGAATTTGGCGGTAGGTTCAATTTTATGTAGATCACCCGTCAGGTGAGTAATTTTAAACTGGCTGTTATCAACTGCTAGAATCTGGCGGATGCTATGGAAATAAATGGCCCAGTCCTGACCGACTATCTTATCCCCGGTGTTAGTCAGAGTAATCATGACTTTATTACAGGATGCCCAGTCAGCACCCAGTTTGGCACAATCAACACCATTGTCAGCAGCACGGTTATCCAACAATTTATAATTAACTTTCAATGTGCTGAGTTGATCTACAAGTTGTTGATTGTTGGTATCAGCATTGGCATATCCCATCAAGCCAAAGGTTGCGGTTATCGCCGCTAAAGTATTTAATTTGAATTTATTCATCACTAACCTCATCCGTAATTAATAACTGCTGCCAGAACGGTTATTGACAGTATTGCTGCTAGCAGCGTTATTGTTAGCTCAATTACCGTTATCCTAATAATTTTTATCTGGGATGTTATTTATCTGGCTTATTATTACTGCGTATTTCTTGCCACAGCTTTCCGCATTGTGCGTCATAGGCTTGACCATTACCGGTATGTGCCGCGTCAATACAACGCTGATAATCCAATACTCGAACGGTCTCTTTCTCCGTAAAAGCTTGATGTGCTTTCTCTTGTTTCAGCACATTCAACACTGCCTTGCAGGGTATCAATCTTTCTGGCGAACCTTCGCTGGCATTGATGCACGCGCTGTAGGCTTGCTTGAGTTTGCTATCTTCCGGTTGAACCGGGGTTTGTGGTGCACAGGCACTTAGTCCCAATACAGTGGCAATGATAAAAAGTGTTTTCTTCATGGCGGATGCTCCAGTATTTCCCCGGTATAGTTACCGGGGATGGCAATCAGAAAGTGGTTAACATCAGAAGATGGTAAATGGTGCAATCACGATGAATTTAACGTCTTTTTCATCCTGGAATACGTTGCCGAAACCGCCGCCAAAGCTTGGAATATTGGTGTGGTTGTCATACATGGTGTAATGCAGTTTGAAGAGCGTGCCTTTCGCCCGGCCTTCTTGCAGGGTGTAGAGAACGTCAAAGTTCCATGCTGATTCTTTCAGGCGCGTATTCTGGTCATAAATTGGGTTAGTACTTGGTTTTGCATCCCAGCCATATGCATAGGAGGTTCCCACTGACCAGCCCGCCAGATTCCAGTTTTTCAGGTCATACATTACGCCACCAAACAGCGCTTTTTCGCCGTTGGCGTTGAAGTCAGAGCGGGAATCCCACCAAACATCCAAACGGCCATTAGAGCTCGCGTAGCCTGGCGTCATACGTTGCAGGAAGTAACCTTGGTTACCGTCAGCTTTGGCCCAAGTACCTTCAAGGCGCAAGTCAAATGGCCCGGTGGTGTAGCCCAATGTCAGCGCTTGTAACCAGGCTAATCCGTCATAGACGTCGTTCACATTGCTGGCACCGCCATCAACTTTATCTTTTGCGCCGTAGAACTGATAAGAAGTACGAAGATCATTGCCCTCCACCGGGAAGGCGTAAGAAGCCTTGGCAAAATACTGATCCATGTAATCTTTCGCCTGGCCGAATGCCGCTTCCATCACCAGTTTGTTTTTGAAGTCGTATTTAGCACCGATTGAATGCAGGTAACTTACGCCAGTCTTGCCATCAGCCTGACGGAAGTTGTACATATTTTGATACCAAGGTGCTTTATATTCATCGGTCCACATGTAAGACATGGACAAGGCACCGGCCGTATCAAAATCGAATTTTGCACCACCTTCAGCCCCCCGATAAGTGCCTGGCATAAAGCTCCAGTGTGGGGCAAGCAGTGTCTGACCTGTTGGCTGGATATAACCACCACGCGCCCAGAAATCGCCTAACTTAAATTTGGCCGCCGCTTTATAAACACTGACGCCACTCTTATCACCGGTCCATTTCTCATCCCAACGGGTTTTAGCATCACTGAAACCAATTTCGTTAGGAGCCGCCGGGCCACTGTTGGTCATTTCAACTGCGCCGAAAGCTGCCAGATCAATACCAAACATGTCAGCCGCATAACCGGAAGAGAAATCCAGATTGGCATTAAAAGTCGAGTGATGCAGGTTGGCGACATACTTGCCGTACTCCGCACTCCCTGGCGTTAAATCTTTACGGTCACGCTGACGCTGCCAATAATAAATCCCACCGGTCAGTGACGAATCATCAATAAAACCTTCAGCCTTGGCCTCAGGGGCTACTATGAACCCCGTTCCTAACAATGCACCCGCGACTGCGAGCGCCAGCGTTTTACGTTTAGCACCGTGCGTAACCATATGAAAAAATTCCTCTTTGACATCACATTTAAAGTGCGTTGCCTGTGTCCACCACAGCTCACAGGTTTAGCCTCAAAAAAAACCCTAGTGGGTAAAATTTTTGCTGGGGAGAAATAGCCACCAGCTGTTACTGCTAAAAACTTCTCTTGCAAAAAACAACCGCTCTGTAGATTGCTGCTGCCACACAGACTATTTTTCGCGACGCGAATTATCAATTAAAAAAAAAGCTAATTATTCAAAGTATGACAACGTGCACATAACTGTGAAAAAATATTACACAGCTCACAAAAGCTTTAAAAACAATGAATAACATCGTATTTTTAATCAAAAATCGTCTCTCGTTGACATATTGAATGGTTTCAGCAAATACGAGATTTATCCTAAATAAATAGGGTTAATTACTGGGTTATTTCGCAAAGCGAATATTTAAGAAAGACTTACAGACAGCCACGTTATCGCCAAAAAAGGAAGCAATATGTCGACATTGACCCGTGGATAAAATGTAGAAGGAGCAAAGAGGAGAGAATTAATGATTGTTTAGTAAAATAAACAAACGCGGTTTTATATCCAAAGAATTTGGCATTGCATCCCGATAGCCAGACCCATCCTGATAAGCTTACGCGGTCATGTGATTTTGGTGCATACCCTTCGATAGGAGCAAATTTGAAGGCGTTAAGGGCATAAAAAAGCGTGGACTAAGCCACGCTATATACTGTTTGGTGTGAGCGCTACAACTTAGTTGGACGCTTTCGCCGCCCAGGTATCACGCAGACCTACCGTGCGGTTAAATACTAAGGCATCAGGACGTGAATAGCGGCTATCGGCACAGAAATAACCTTCACGTTCAAATTGATAGGTTTTCTCTGGAACCGCAGCAGCCAAACCTGGCTCAACAAAACCCTGACGGATAATCAACGACTCAGGATTGATGGTAGACAAGAAGTCTTCCGCCGCAGCCGGGTTTGGTACGCTAAACAAACGGTCATACAGACGAATTTCTGCTGGCAATGCGTGTTTAACAGAAACCCAATGAATAACCCCTTTAACTTTACGACCATCAGCCGGGTCTTTGTTTAAAGTTTCTGCGTCATAACTACAATAAAGTGTAGTCACATTGCCTTCAGCGTCCTTTTCGACACGTTCAGCTTTGATAACATAGGCATTACGCAAACGTACTTCTTTGCCTAGCACCAAACGCTTGTACTGTTTATTGGCTTCTTCACGAAAATCAGCGCGATCGATGTAAAGCTCACTATCGAAAGGAACCTGACGAGTGCCCATATCCGGGTTATTCGGGTGATTTGGCATGGTCAGCCACTCTTCCCCGGCCACCCGATTTTCAATAATCACCTTGATTGGGTCAAGAACCGCCATGGCCCGTGGGGCATGTTCGTTGAGGTCATCACGGATGCAAGACTCCAGTGACATCATTTCAACGTTGTTATCCTGCTTGGTCACCCCAATACGGCGGCAGAACTCACGAATGGAACCTGCGGTGTAACCACGGCGACGCAAACCAGAAATCGTTGGCATACGTGGATCATCCCAACCTTCCACGACTTTCTCGGTCACCAATTGATTCAGCTTACGCTTAGACATAATGGCGTATTCTAGATTCAGGCGAGAGAATTCATACTGGCGCGGATGGCATTCGATAGAGATATTATCCAGCACCCAATCGTACAAGCGGCGGTTATCCTGGAACTCCAGCGTACAGAGTGAATGGGTGATCCCTTCGATCGCATCAGAAATACAATGGGTAAAGTCATACATCGGGTAGATGCACCACTTGTTACCTGACTGATGGTGCTCGGCAAACTTAATACGATACAGCACGGGGTCACGCATCACGATAAACGGTGACGCCATATCGATTTTGGCACGCAGACAAGCTGTACCTTCAGCAAAACCACCGGCACGCATCTTTTCAAACAGCGCCAGATTCTCTTCCACACTGCGATCACGGTACGGGCTGTTTTTCCCCGGAGCCGTCAGGGTGCCACGATATTCGCGCATCTGCTCAGCAGTTAACTCATCGACATACGCCAGGCCCTTATTAATCAGCTCTACAGCGTACTGATACAGTTGATCGAAATAGTCTGAGGAGTAACGTACATCACCGCTCCAGGTGAAGCCTAGCCACTCTACGTCGTGTTTAATCGACTCTACGAACTCGACGTCTTCTTTCACCGGGTTAGTGTCGTCGAAACGCAAATTACACTGACCCTGATAATCTTGTGCGATGCCAAAGTTCAGGCAAATAGATTTTGCATGACCAATATGCAGGTAGCCATTTGGCTCTGGCGGAAAGCGGGTATGAACCGACGTGTGCTTGCCGCTGGCTAAATCTTCGTCAATTATCTGACGGATAAAATTACTCGGGCGGGCTTCTGCCTCACTCATTGTTCTATTCCTCAATGCAAACGCAACAAATATAACCGCATATTTACCTAATAGATTTCAAGGATGCAGGAAGGCGGCAAACGAGAGACAAATCGGTCGGGAACCGATTTGAATAGCATCTATGCTAGCCCGCAGGGTGAGCCTCAAGGATGAGGCTCATTCATCCCGATGAGCTTACACAAGTAAGTGATTCGGGTGAATGAGAGCGGCCAACACACCTGCAACTTGAAAGATGACAGGTATAATCCAACAAGCCCGACTTGGAAACAACCGTTTGTTACAGGAAATAAAACAAAAAAACGGGAAGAGATTGCTCTCTTCCCGTTGGTTCAGCTAAAAGTTAAATCGGTTATTCAGGACAGCAGTCCCTTTTCACCATTAGCCTTAAGCCAATTATTTGCCACGGATCTCAAACAACGGGCTTTGACCGGCCACAACAGAGCTGCCTGCCAATACCGAGATACCGGCATAATCATCAATATTGCTTACCACAACCGGGCTAATCATTGAGCGCGCATTGGCGTTCAGATAAGCCAGGTCTAGTTCCAATATC
The sequence above is drawn from the Yersinia intermedia genome and encodes:
- a CDS encoding family 20 glycosylhydrolase translates to MNKFKLNTLAAITATFGLMGYANADTNNQQLVDQLSTLKVNYKLLDNRAADNGVDCAKLGADWASCNKVMITLTNTGDKIVGQDWAIYFHSIRQILAVDNSQFKITHLTGDLHKIEPTAKFTGFPANQVVEIPITGEYWQLFATDFMPRWYATAGDAKPKVLKNTDTEDINEYLTQFTGDQWKRTKDDHNVLMTPESRFVKNEAVKTLSAASLRGQIIPTPMEIKVHKQDVDLSKGVALDLSVLPKPAAEAARQRFELLGLKANSAGFPIKTVIQPAAFKGDLAVSGAYELKIGEKGAQVIGFDPTGVFYGLQSILSLVPTDGTKTIATLEAKDAPRFEYRGVFLDVGRNFKTKDAVLRLLDQMSAYKLNKFHFHLSDDEGWRIEIPGLPELTDVGSKRCHDLTENTCLLPQLGSGPDSNNMGSGHFTRDDYIEILKYAKARQIDVIPEIDMPAHARAAVVSMEARYNNLMKQGKEKEANEFRLLDPTDDSNTTSVQFYERKSYLNPCLDSSKRFVDKVIGEMAQMHKEAGMPLTTWHFGGDEAKNIRLGAGYQDKNGPIEAGKGIIDKSVEDKPWAKSQVCQDMVKQGKVQDVEHLSSYFAIEVSKLVNAHGIEKMQAWQDGLKDAKDAKAFATKRVGVNFWDTLFWGGADSINDWANKGYEVVASNPDYVYFDMPYEVNPNERGYYWATRFNDEAKVFSFAPDNMPQNAETSVDRDGNHFSAKSDKPWPGVHGISGQSWNETVRTDEQMEYMIFPRVLPLAERAWHRASWEQDYKAGREYKGGETHMVDTKALDTDWQRFANIMGQRELAKLDKAGVSYRLPVPGARVVAGQLEANISLPGLIIEYSTDGGKQWQKYDAKVQPTVSGEVMIRSTSPDGKRSSRAEPVKV
- the chiQ gene encoding ChiQ/YbfN family lipoprotein; its protein translation is MKKTLFIIATVLGLSACAPQTPVQPEDSKLKQAYSACINASEGSPERLIPCKAVLNVLKQEKAHQAFTEKETVRVLDYQRCIDAAHTGNGQAYDAQCGKLWQEIRSNNKPDK
- the chiP gene encoding chitoporin ChiP; translation: MVTHGAKRKTLALAVAGALLGTGFIVAPEAKAEGFIDDSSLTGGIYYWQRQRDRKDLTPGSAEYGKYVANLHHSTFNANLDFSSGYAADMFGIDLAAFGAVEMTNSGPAAPNEIGFSDAKTRWDEKWTGDKSGVSVYKAAAKFKLGDFWARGGYIQPTGQTLLAPHWSFMPGTYRGAEGGAKFDFDTAGALSMSYMWTDEYKAPWYQNMYNFRQADGKTGVSYLHSIGAKYDFKNKLVMEAAFGQAKDYMDQYFAKASYAFPVEGNDLRTSYQFYGAKDKVDGGASNVNDVYDGLAWLQALTLGYTTGPFDLRLEGTWAKADGNQGYFLQRMTPGYASSNGRLDVWWDSRSDFNANGEKALFGGVMYDLKNWNLAGWSVGTSYAYGWDAKPSTNPIYDQNTRLKESAWNFDVLYTLQEGRAKGTLFKLHYTMYDNHTNIPSFGGGFGNVFQDEKDVKFIVIAPFTIF
- the glnS gene encoding glutamine--tRNA ligase, encoding MSEAEARPSNFIRQIIDEDLASGKHTSVHTRFPPEPNGYLHIGHAKSICLNFGIAQDYQGQCNLRFDDTNPVKEDVEFVESIKHDVEWLGFTWSGDVRYSSDYFDQLYQYAVELINKGLAYVDELTAEQMREYRGTLTAPGKNSPYRDRSVEENLALFEKMRAGGFAEGTACLRAKIDMASPFIVMRDPVLYRIKFAEHHQSGNKWCIYPMYDFTHCISDAIEGITHSLCTLEFQDNRRLYDWVLDNISIECHPRQYEFSRLNLEYAIMSKRKLNQLVTEKVVEGWDDPRMPTISGLRRRGYTAGSIREFCRRIGVTKQDNNVEMMSLESCIRDDLNEHAPRAMAVLDPIKVIIENRVAGEEWLTMPNHPNNPDMGTRQVPFDSELYIDRADFREEANKQYKRLVLGKEVRLRNAYVIKAERVEKDAEGNVTTLYCSYDAETLNKDPADGRKVKGVIHWVSVKHALPAEIRLYDRLFSVPNPAAAEDFLSTINPESLIIRQGFVEPGLAAAVPEKTYQFEREGYFCADSRYSRPDALVFNRTVGLRDTWAAKASN